From a region of the Aeoliella mucimassa genome:
- the ccoN gene encoding cytochrome-c oxidase, cbb3-type subunit I, whose translation MQESKSTPHTGHGKATGPLESFTYDDAITRKFVTATLVWAVVGFLVGLILAVELPFPQVNGGLEWITFGRLRPLHTNAVIFAFAGNAIFAAIYYSTQRLCKARMWSDMLSNLHFWGWQLIIVSAALTLPFGITQSKEYAELEWPIDIAIAVVWAGFFGVNFFMTLVKRRERHMYVAIWFYIATIVTVAVLHIFNNLWVPLVAMGEPGSLLAWFKSYPIYAGAQDAMMQWWYGHNAVAFFLTTPFLGLMYYYLPKAANRPVFSYRLSILHFWSLVFIYIWAGPHHLHFSATDEWVQTLGMVFSIMLWMPSWGGMINGLLTLRGAWHKVTADPVLKFFLVGITFYGMSTFEGPLLSVKSVNALSHYTDWTIGHVHAGALGWNGFMAFGMIYWLAPRIYQTRLYSQQLANLHFWLATAGILAYVISMYVAGLTQGLMWRGITETGQLAYPDFVETTQAIMPMYWIRIAGGLLYFGGTLIGCWNIYITWASRPSEYEVPVFEAPALADSPFTPEERPESELDGVLEIGKKIDVWSTLWWHRVWERMPIKFTVMTTFAVVLASVMELVPAFVVRSNIQEIATVKPYSPLELTGRDVYVSEGCYNCHSQQIRPMVAETKRYGDYSKEGEFVYDHPFQWGSRRIGPDLAREGGKQSHQWHVLHFNNPSYMTQGSIMPEYSFLMKKQIDFKSIPLRVAAQQALGVPYPEYEGDNRSKAADDAKAQAAAIAAEFVQQNQGPYRDDDGEVIDLADKKVIALIAYLQRLGVGLDAEPAAEPAPATPDSEETPVAVEPADDQPTAGGLASTVGEKGAS comes from the coding sequence ATGCAAGAATCGAAATCCACGCCACACACTGGGCACGGAAAAGCTACCGGACCGCTTGAGTCCTTCACCTACGACGATGCGATCACGCGTAAGTTTGTCACCGCGACGCTGGTGTGGGCCGTGGTCGGCTTCCTCGTCGGGTTGATACTGGCGGTGGAATTGCCCTTTCCGCAGGTAAACGGCGGTCTCGAATGGATTACCTTTGGGCGTTTGCGGCCGTTACATACGAATGCCGTGATTTTTGCCTTTGCTGGTAATGCGATTTTTGCGGCGATCTATTATTCAACCCAGCGGTTGTGCAAGGCTCGGATGTGGAGCGACATGCTCAGCAACCTGCACTTCTGGGGGTGGCAACTTATTATCGTGAGTGCGGCTCTGACGTTGCCTTTTGGGATTACGCAGAGCAAAGAATACGCCGAACTTGAGTGGCCTATCGACATCGCTATTGCCGTGGTGTGGGCCGGATTCTTTGGCGTGAACTTCTTTATGACACTCGTCAAACGCCGCGAACGTCACATGTACGTGGCCATCTGGTTTTACATTGCAACGATCGTCACCGTTGCGGTCCTGCATATTTTCAATAATCTGTGGGTACCGCTCGTGGCAATGGGCGAACCCGGTTCGTTGCTTGCATGGTTCAAGAGCTACCCGATTTACGCGGGGGCACAAGATGCCATGATGCAATGGTGGTACGGGCATAACGCGGTGGCGTTCTTCCTGACCACTCCGTTCTTGGGGCTCATGTATTACTACTTGCCCAAAGCGGCCAATCGCCCGGTGTTTTCCTATCGCTTGTCGATTCTTCACTTCTGGTCCTTGGTGTTCATTTACATTTGGGCCGGTCCTCACCATTTGCATTTCTCGGCTACCGACGAGTGGGTGCAAACGCTGGGCATGGTGTTCTCCATCATGCTGTGGATGCCGAGCTGGGGTGGCATGATCAACGGCTTGCTCACATTGCGTGGAGCCTGGCACAAAGTGACCGCGGACCCAGTGCTGAAGTTTTTCCTCGTGGGTATCACCTTCTACGGCATGAGCACCTTCGAGGGGCCGCTGCTGTCGGTCAAGAGCGTGAATGCCTTGAGCCATTACACCGACTGGACGATCGGCCACGTGCACGCAGGTGCTCTTGGTTGGAACGGTTTCATGGCCTTTGGCATGATCTACTGGCTCGCGCCACGGATCTATCAGACTCGGCTCTACAGCCAGCAGTTGGCAAACTTGCACTTCTGGCTTGCGACCGCTGGTATTCTGGCTTACGTCATTTCGATGTACGTGGCTGGGTTGACCCAAGGCCTGATGTGGCGTGGCATCACCGAAACTGGCCAGTTGGCTTATCCCGACTTTGTCGAAACCACTCAGGCGATTATGCCGATGTACTGGATTCGCATTGCGGGCGGTCTGCTGTACTTCGGTGGGACGTTGATCGGCTGCTGGAACATCTACATCACTTGGGCGAGCCGTCCCTCGGAGTACGAAGTACCTGTGTTCGAGGCCCCTGCCTTGGCCGATTCTCCGTTCACTCCGGAAGAGCGTCCCGAGTCGGAACTCGATGGCGTGTTGGAAATCGGCAAGAAGATCGATGTCTGGAGCACCTTGTGGTGGCATCGCGTTTGGGAACGGATGCCGATCAAGTTTACCGTGATGACCACGTTCGCGGTGGTGTTGGCTTCGGTCATGGAGTTGGTTCCCGCCTTCGTCGTGCGATCGAATATTCAGGAGATCGCCACGGTGAAACCATACTCGCCGCTCGAACTGACCGGCCGCGACGTCTATGTTTCCGAAGGGTGCTACAACTGCCATTCGCAGCAGATTCGCCCGATGGTGGCCGAGACCAAGCGATATGGCGACTACAGCAAAGAGGGCGAGTTTGTCTACGATCATCCCTTCCAGTGGGGGTCGCGACGCATCGGTCCCGACCTGGCTCGTGAAGGTGGCAAGCAAAGCCATCAATGGCACGTGTTGCATTTCAATAATCCTTCGTACATGACTCAGGGCTCGATCATGCCTGAGTACTCGTTCCTGATGAAGAAGCAGATCGACTTCAAGTCGATTCCGCTTCGGGTCGCAGCGCAACAAGCACTCGGGGTGCCCTACCCTGAGTACGAAGGCGACAATCGCAGCAAGGCGGCCGACGATGCCAAGGCTCAGGCCGCGGCCATTGCTGCTGAGTTTGTTCAGCAAAACCAAGGTCCTTACCGTGACGATGACGGCGAGGTGATCGACTTGGCCGACAAGAAGGTGATTGCCTTGATCGCGTACCTGCAACGTCTCGGCGTTGGGTTGGATGCCGAACCCGCAGCCGAACCTGCCCCCGCGACTCCCGATAGCGAAGAGACTCCAGTGGCTGTCGAACCGGCGGACGATCAACCCACTGCGGGTGGTTTGGCAAGTACCGTTGGAGAGAAAGGCGCTTCGTAA
- a CDS encoding YeiH family protein, translating to MPYTPPKSPTESPEPQRSALITHDDWLAIWCGGLILAVAVVLVSMCGKSAGEYLGKPGSWRTSPAEGLYTAGSEFLSTPLSGSLVAGGVIAALFSIAQAVRGRNPIQFLAGYLIVFLLALAAYVLAGQEIIKAYNLEYALWALLVGLIISNTIGTPKFVKPAVLTEFYIKTGLVLLGAEVLMSKLLELGLPGIGVAWVVTPIVLITTFWFGQRVLKMSSPTLNIVISADMSVCGVSAAIATAAACRAKKEELSLAISLSLTFTVVMMAVMPVIIKLIGLEPYIAGAWLGGTIDATGAVAAAGATLGETAAQVAVTVKMIQNILIGVTSFAVAVYWTVFVDPDRTGERVGVGEIWRRFPKFVLGFLAASIVFSFIYAQVPGGEELTSGVIKGLTKTIRGWLFCLAFVCIGLETNFRELLPQLKGGKPLVLYVCGQSLNLCLTLLMAWLMYGVLFPPGTN from the coding sequence ATGCCTTATACGCCCCCCAAATCTCCCACGGAATCTCCCGAGCCGCAACGCTCCGCGTTGATCACCCACGACGACTGGCTCGCCATCTGGTGCGGCGGTCTCATTCTGGCGGTCGCGGTGGTACTCGTCAGCATGTGTGGCAAGAGCGCCGGCGAATACCTGGGCAAACCAGGCTCGTGGCGAACTTCTCCCGCCGAGGGTCTATACACAGCAGGCAGCGAGTTTCTTAGTACACCTTTGTCGGGTTCGCTCGTCGCTGGGGGAGTAATCGCGGCTCTCTTTTCCATCGCCCAAGCGGTGCGAGGGAGAAACCCCATTCAGTTTCTCGCGGGGTATTTGATCGTCTTCCTCCTTGCACTCGCGGCCTATGTGCTAGCCGGACAAGAAATTATCAAAGCCTACAATTTGGAGTACGCTCTCTGGGCGCTGCTGGTTGGTTTGATCATCAGCAACACAATAGGTACGCCAAAGTTTGTGAAGCCAGCCGTGCTAACCGAGTTTTACATCAAGACGGGACTCGTGTTACTCGGAGCCGAAGTGTTGATGAGCAAACTGCTTGAGCTTGGTCTTCCAGGCATTGGAGTTGCTTGGGTGGTAACGCCGATCGTGTTGATCACCACCTTCTGGTTCGGGCAGAGGGTGCTCAAGATGTCGTCGCCGACGCTGAACATAGTGATCTCGGCCGACATGTCGGTGTGCGGCGTATCGGCGGCCATCGCCACGGCGGCCGCTTGCCGCGCGAAGAAGGAAGAGCTGTCGCTGGCCATTAGTTTGTCGCTGACCTTCACCGTGGTGATGATGGCCGTGATGCCGGTGATCATCAAACTCATCGGCCTCGAACCCTACATTGCCGGCGCCTGGCTGGGGGGAACGATCGACGCTACGGGTGCGGTGGCCGCTGCGGGTGCCACGTTGGGCGAAACCGCCGCCCAGGTGGCGGTCACAGTCAAGATGATTCAGAACATTCTGATCGGCGTCACCTCGTTCGCAGTGGCCGTGTACTGGACCGTGTTTGTCGATCCCGACCGCACCGGCGAGCGCGTCGGCGTCGGCGAAATCTGGCGGCGGTTTCCGAAGTTCGTACTCGGCTTCTTGGCTGCTTCGATCGTCTTCTCATTCATCTACGCCCAAGTGCCGGGCGGAGAAGAGTTAACCAGCGGAGTCATCAAAGGGCTTACCAAAACAATCCGCGGGTGGCTGTTCTGCCTGGCCTTTGTGTGCATCGGTCTCGAAACCAATTTCCGCGAACTCTTGCCGCAACTAAAAGGCGGCAAGCCGTTGGTGCTTTATGTCTGTGGCCAATCGCTGAATCTCTGCCTCACGTTGCTCATGGCCTGGCTCATGTACGGCGTACTGTTCCCTCCAGGAACCAACTAA
- a CDS encoding sugar phosphate nucleotidyltransferase → MSTSPTLIIMAAGAARRYGGLKQLAPVGPTGEAIMEYSVYDALQAGFDKVVLVVRREFEQAFRDKWVDRVAGKAEVAFAFQEPDAFMPADTEVPERPKPWGTAHAVLCAKPGVEGAFAVINADDFYGPGAFQAMGEFLASPEANTGSTAAMVGYQLEKTLSDHGTVNRGVCEAENGKLVDIVERFNIARAGDAAESELANGGKLALGYDTIVSMNLWGYPAVMMDYLQAGFHQFVASKPEPTVEFELPTFTKLLMGEGKLSVNVLPTTEQWCGMTYQEDLPIAQARLKELVAAGVYPDPLWQ, encoded by the coding sequence ATGAGCACCTCCCCTACCCTGATTATCATGGCCGCCGGAGCTGCGCGGCGTTACGGTGGATTGAAGCAACTCGCGCCGGTTGGTCCTACAGGCGAAGCGATCATGGAGTACTCGGTGTACGATGCGCTGCAAGCGGGATTCGACAAGGTAGTGCTGGTGGTTCGTCGGGAGTTCGAGCAGGCGTTTCGCGACAAGTGGGTCGATCGTGTCGCCGGCAAGGCCGAAGTGGCTTTTGCGTTTCAGGAACCTGATGCCTTCATGCCTGCTGACACAGAAGTGCCAGAACGACCAAAGCCCTGGGGTACAGCGCACGCGGTGTTGTGTGCGAAGCCAGGGGTCGAGGGAGCCTTCGCGGTGATCAACGCGGACGACTTTTATGGCCCTGGAGCGTTTCAGGCGATGGGCGAGTTTCTGGCGTCGCCGGAGGCCAACACTGGATCGACCGCAGCCATGGTGGGCTATCAACTGGAGAAAACGCTATCGGATCACGGCACGGTCAATCGCGGGGTATGCGAAGCCGAGAATGGTAAGCTGGTAGATATCGTCGAACGCTTCAACATCGCCCGGGCTGGCGATGCTGCGGAAAGTGAGCTAGCGAATGGTGGAAAGCTGGCACTTGGGTACGACACCATCGTGTCGATGAACCTGTGGGGCTACCCCGCGGTGATGATGGACTACCTGCAAGCAGGCTTCCATCAGTTTGTTGCCAGCAAGCCGGAGCCAACCGTCGAGTTTGAGCTGCCGACCTTCACGAAGTTGCTGATGGGCGAAGGCAAGTTGTCGGTGAATGTGCTCCCTACCACCGAGCAATGGTGCGGGATGACTTATCAGGAAGATCTGCCGATCGCTCAGGCGCGGCTCAAGGAGTTAGTGGCGGCCGGGGTGTATCCCGATCCGCTATGGCAGTAA
- a CDS encoding YbaN family protein: MLMQTQQLPLSASDSAQQCVQGAKRVVYVTIGSLFLALGLVGVVLPGLPTTPFLLLTSYFYARSSPALNQRLLENPLVGPILQNWYEHRGVTLRVKRIAIAMVLAAMAMLVALSSLAWPALASILAIAMFGLLVVYRLPVVPNNETSGC, translated from the coding sequence ATGCTTATGCAGACTCAACAGCTTCCTCTTTCGGCTAGCGATTCGGCGCAGCAATGCGTTCAAGGAGCGAAGCGCGTCGTCTACGTGACGATTGGCAGCTTGTTCCTGGCGCTCGGCCTGGTGGGAGTCGTTTTACCTGGCTTGCCAACCACCCCATTTCTATTGTTGACTAGCTACTTCTACGCCCGATCGTCGCCGGCCTTGAATCAACGGTTGCTCGAGAACCCACTTGTGGGCCCCATCCTGCAAAACTGGTACGAGCATCGCGGTGTGACGCTTCGCGTAAAGCGCATCGCCATCGCAATGGTCTTGGCTGCCATGGCCATGTTGGTTGCGCTTAGTTCGCTTGCCTGGCCAGCACTGGCATCGATACTCGCGATTGCCATGTTCGGGTTACTGGTGGTTTACCGCTTGCCAGTCGTGCCGAACAATGAAACGTCCGGTTGCTAG
- a CDS encoding RrF2 family transcriptional regulator, with protein MAISQTAEYALRAVIRLAQMPEQAQTTQQLAESTRVPQSYLPKVLQPLARAGIVKAQRGSHGGYSLSREAQSLSVQEVVHCVDPPYHREACRGEGHQMCRLHQLLTDVQSVTEDRYAATSIGDLVQSGCGSEPLCNLHLDELQQIAT; from the coding sequence GTGGCTATTTCCCAAACTGCTGAGTATGCACTTCGAGCCGTGATTCGACTCGCACAAATGCCCGAACAAGCACAGACAACCCAACAACTGGCGGAATCCACCAGAGTGCCACAAAGCTACCTACCGAAGGTACTGCAGCCGCTGGCACGCGCTGGCATCGTCAAAGCTCAGCGTGGTTCCCATGGGGGATACTCCCTCAGTCGGGAAGCACAGTCGCTTTCTGTGCAAGAAGTGGTGCATTGTGTCGATCCTCCGTATCACCGCGAGGCGTGTCGTGGCGAAGGACATCAAATGTGCCGACTGCATCAACTGCTGACCGATGTTCAATCCGTAACGGAAGATCGTTACGCAGCAACGAGCATCGGCGACTTGGTGCAATCGGGGTGTGGTTCCGAACCACTGTGCAATCTGCATCTTGACGAACTGCAGCAGATTGCCACCTAA